AGTCCGCAAGCTGGCAGAAAAGTCCGCCCAATCCACCAAAGAAATTTCCGAATTGATTCAGAGCATTCAGCGCGAGGCCAGAAAAGCTGTGGACAATATGGACCGCAGCACCACCATCGTGAATGAGGGACTGACCTTGGGCAACGAACTGAACACGGCGTTGAAGAAGATTTCCAACGTTGTCACTGAGGTTTACAAATTTTCCCAGGAGATTGGCGCCGCAACCAACGAGCAATCGCACGGATCTTCGCAGATTGCCAAGGCGACAACCCGCCTCAACGAAATCACCCACGAGATCAGCTCCTCCGTGGAAGAGCAGGCGTCGGGCGCACAGGCGGTTGTCAAAGCGATGGAGCGCATGCGCGAACTGGTGCAGCAGACGACTTCAGGCTCGACCGAACTCGCCGCATCGGCTGAGCAGATGTCGAAGATGGCGCGAGCGCTCATGGATGCCATGGACCGGTTCGTGCTCGAGAGCGCACAACAGCGTAGCCGCCAGCCTGATACACGGGCGCGCGCGGCCGTAGCGGCGAAATCCTGACCTGGTGACCCATGGAAAAGGAGCTGCACATTATCGGGTTCCAGGTCGGGCGTGAGACCTATGGTGTGCCTATCACCTCGGTCCACGAAATTGTGCGTGTTCCCGAGATCACGGCAGTGCCGGACTCCCCCGACTACATCGAAGGAGTAATAAATCTGCGCGGCAAGATCGTCTCGGTGGTTGACCTGCGCAAGCGTTTTGGAGAGCCGAGCGCCCAGCCCGGCCGCAAACATCGCATTCTAGTTACGGAAGCCAAAGGCAAGTTGGTGGGCTTGATCGTGGATTCCGCTTCCGAGGTAATCAAATTACCGGCCTCGGAAGTAGATGCAGCGCCGGCGCTGCTGCAGGAAGGCGGGCTCAACTGTGTCACCGGCGTTGGCAAGGTGAAAGGCAGGCTCATCATCCTGCTGGCGCTCGATAAACTACTGCAACTTGCGCCAAGACCGACGGCGTCGAATGACGCCACTTCCGTGACTAAGAGCGAAAAGAGCCCAGCGGCAAAGGCTCAGGCCGGGAGCGGGAAATGACCCAGCAGGTCACCGACCCTTTAAACCCAGTAGTCA
The DNA window shown above is from Terriglobales bacterium and carries:
- a CDS encoding chemotaxis protein CheW, with amino-acid sequence MEKELHIIGFQVGRETYGVPITSVHEIVRVPEITAVPDSPDYIEGVINLRGKIVSVVDLRKRFGEPSAQPGRKHRILVTEAKGKLVGLIVDSASEVIKLPASEVDAAPALLQEGGLNCVTGVGKVKGRLIILLALDKLLQLAPRPTASNDATSVTKSEKSPAAKAQAGSGK